CCGAGGCAGAGCCTTGGATTTCAGACTGGATTGAGAGCCGGGGGGGCAATCCCGACATCGCGGTTAGGATGAATCGGAACGCCGAGGTGGGTTGGCGGTCCTCGGTTCTTCCTATTGAAGATGTGTTCCGACCCAAGTCGCTCACAGAGAGCAACCAGATATACGAGGCGGGGATGATTCGCCTGGGCGCCGAGGTGAGTCGGCGGGCCATCGAGGCGGCTGGTATTGAGCCCGCCGATATCGATCTTCTCGTTTCTGTTTCTTGTACTGGTTTTATGATTCCCTCCGTGGATGCCTACCTCATAGACGAGTTAGGGATGGGCCCCGAGACGAAGCGGCTGCCCATCACCGAGATGGGGTGTGCCGCCGGGGCGGTGGGCCTCTCGCGGGTACGGGAGTACCTGCTAGGTTTTCCGCATCATCGTGTTCTCCTCGTTTCGGTTGAACTTCCTACCCTGACTTTTCAGCTCGACAATCTATCGATGGACAATATTGTTTCGGTGGCAATTTTTGGCGACGGCGCGGCGGCGGCGGTGCTGGGCGGAGAGCCACGAGAGGGGGCTCCTGAACTTGTCGATTCTCGCACCGTCACGCTCCCCGGATCGATGGATTTGATGGGCTTTAATTTGAGTGACGCTGGATTTCAAATTATTCTTTCAAAGGAAATCCCGCAGGCTGTGAAAGCAAGGGTGCGGCCCATTGTCGAGGCATTTCTTGGCTGCAATGAACTATCGCTGGAGGCAATCGACCATTTGTTGTTTCATCCGGGCGGTAAGCGGATTCTTGAGGTCTACCGGGATGAACTCGGGGTGACGAAGGAGGCGTTGCATTACTCTCGGAAAATTCTAAACGAGTGTGGAAATGTTTCGTCTGCAACGATTTTGATGATTCTTGATGAAGCGCTTTCCTCTGGCGAGACGAAGGCGGGGGACACCGGGCTTTTGCTGGCGATGGGCCCCGGCTTCAGTATCGAACAATTGTTGATTATCTGGCCTAATCGATGAGCGAGCGCCACTGTTCTGCAACGGAAAAGGTGGATGTGTGATGACGGACAATGATTTTGATGTTGCCATAATTGGCGGCGGTCCTGCTGGCGCCATTTCTGCGGCACTGTTGGCCCGGGCTGGATTTAAGGTGCTGCTTGCGGAAAAAAACGCTCGCCCTGAGAAAAAAATATGCGGCGAATTTATTTGTCCCCAGGCATTTGAAATTCTAGAGCGTGTTGGCGTTCGTGAGATGATCGAGGCGGCACCTCACGGTGAGGTTCGGGGGATGGTTCTTGCCGGGCCGAACGGCGCACGCCTCGAAACACAATTTCCTGACTACGAGGGCCGACGAGGATTTCGAGAAAACGGAATTTCCATATCGAGGCCCCAGTTTGACGGAATACTCGTTGAAAATTCTAAAAAGCTTGGTGCGGAAATCTGGTGGGGTGCGCGGCTTGTAGCCCTTCATATGGAGGCAGGCAGTGCGCGTCTTTCTTTTCGTTTGCAGGGTAATGATGAGCCGGTTTCTGTCCGCGCGGCCATTGTAATCGGGGCGGATGGACGCGCATCCTCCGTCGCTCGTTTTTTGGGGATGTCGGCGCCCACACCCGGCCGTCCGCGTGGGGTGATCCACGGTTTCTTTTCAGGAGTCGCCGGAATGCAGGAAAGAGGGGAGATGCACATTCTCTCCAATGGGGCTTATTGTGCTTTGAACCTTTTGCCCAATGGTGTGTGTAATTTGGCATTGGTCGATGATGTGGATGTGATTCGGCGCTGGCACGGGCGCGAAAAAGATCGGGCCGAGGAGGTTATAGCTTCTGCGCCCCATCTTGGAAAACGATTCGACGGGGCTCAATTGTGTGGCGAGTTGAAGGTGTTGATGCCGCTTCGGGTGGCGGTTCATCGCTCTTGGGCGGAGCGTGTGATGCTTGTCGGAGATGCGGGTGGTTTTTTTGATCCCTTCACCGGAGAGGGTATCTATGCGGCGATGCGCTCGGGCGAGTTGGCTGCAGATGTCGCCCTTGAGGCTTTGGCCATGGGGGATTTTTCGGCATCAGCCCTGGAGCGCTATGGTCTGGAACGCGCTGGGTGGGAGAGAGGAAAGCGAGTGGTCTGGCAGGCTTTTCAGGCGCTCATCAGGCGCGAGAGGCTGGTTAATCGATTCGGTGCATTCTTGAAGCGAAGCCCCGAGGTGGCCGATTTATTAGTTGGCTTGAGCGGGAACTATATTCCGCCCAGGGCGCTTTTACGCCCTTCAGTATTTTCAAAATTAGCTGCTGGATTGATATTCTGGTTCTAGGCCCTATTTTACGCCCAGAGGCGGGGTGCCGATGGTTTTATGTCAGAGTGAAATCGTCGGGTAGTGAATCCGTCCCCCTTGCTCCTTTCCTTTTTCTACCTTCTCTGGATAAGAGTGTCCTTTAGGTTTTTCGAGTATTTCTAGAAAAGGTTCCAGGCATGTACGAATCTTTCCTGATGAGGAGGGCGAAATGGGTTCTAGTGGCTTTTGCCGCTCTTACCTTATTTTTCGGGTATCAGATTATAGGACTCAAAGTGGATTCCTCGAACGAGAAAATGTTGTCTAAGGCCGATCCGGCCTACGGGTACCTTGAAGAGTTCCGCCGAATTTTCGGGAGCGATGAATTCATCGTAGGGGCATTTCGGCTTCCTGAGCCTGCCGGCGAGAAGGTGCTTGAGGAAATCGAGGCGCTTGCGGAAAAGGCGCGGCGTATACCGCATGTTCGTATGGTGCAAAGTCCGCTTCGCCCATCCGGGGACAAGGACGAGGAACTTGACGAGGAGGAGGCGCGCCGGATTCTTGTAGAGAACCCCGCTTATTCGAATGTTCTGGCCTCGGGTGATTTTCGCTCTTTGGCTCTGATTATCTGGCTTGAACATCTCGAAGGGGATCGCGTTTACAGGGGGCGGATCGTTCAGGCGATTCGCCAACTGTCATCTGGCCATGCTTTAAACGGTGCCCGTATGTATATAGCGGGAATTCCTGTCGAGAAAAACGACATATCCGCCTTTGTGCGCGAAGATCAGCAGCGGATTGTTCCTCTCATGTTTGTTCTCATTGGCGTAATTATATTTGCCATTTTTAGAAACTTGCTTGTCACGGCTCTTGTGTTGTTGCTCCTGGGGTGCTCGTTGCTCTGGACTCTTGGTCTGTTCGCATTCGCGGGAAAAGAGCTGAATACGGTGACGGGTCTTATCGCGCCTGTGGTGATGATAGTGACGCTTGGAAGTGTGATTCATTTTTTGAGCCATTTTGCCAGGCTTGGCAGAGAGGGGATGTCCTCCGGGCAGGCTATGCAGAGCGCTCTTCAAATTGTTCTGGCGCCCTGTTTTCTGGCTGCGCTAACGACCGCAGGGGGGCTTCTGGCTACGGCCACGCTGGGAGTACCCGCCGTTCAAGAATTTGCCATTTTTACTGCCGGTGGTGTGATGATTTCATTTTTTCTGGCGGTAAGTGTTTTTCCGCTTCTTGTCATTTTGTTTGCCCGCCGAGGAATGGCAATGAGGATTTCGAATGCGCGTGGACTCCTTGATAGGTCGATTGAATGGGTTGTTCTTGTTGTGAGTAGATATCCGTGGGCTGTGGTGGGCATGGCAATTTTTGTTGCCATGGGGGCAGGGTTCGGTTTGATGCGCCTCGATGTGGACACGGATATCATCAATTCTCTTCGCCAGAGCGCGCCGCTGTATCAGGCGACCAGATTTGTTGACCGTTATATGGGCGGGGTAAATTCGCTTGAGGTGATGATAGATAAAACGAGCGGCGAAAAAGTGGTTGATCCGGATACGCTGCGAAAAGTAGCTGGACTCCAGGATTTTTTGGAGTCATTTCCCTCGGTGACGAAAACATATTCAATAGTGGACGGGCTTATTTTTTCGAGTGGCTTAGGGCCGGGGAGAAAGTCTGTTCCGCCCGGGGCCGAGGGAAAACTTTTGTACGCGATGGTGGCGGGGGACACTTCGTCCCAGGGGCGTCGCCTGGGGCAGTGGATTAACGCTGATTTCACAAAGCTTCGGATCGCCGCGCGCATGAAGTCTGTTGGTAGCTTGAAAATTCAGGAACTCTCTGATCGTGTTAAAGCGTACACGCGGCAGAAGATAGGGGAGGGGCTACGGGTCCGCATGACCGGGAATGCGCTTTTGCTCTCTAATATGTCTATTGAATTGGTATCCAGGCAGGTCGTCGGGCTTTTTCTTGCGGTAGTATTTGTTCTTTCCGCTATCGGGATTTTGTTTCGATCTTTTGGCGTAATGCTTCTCTCGGCGATACCGAATTTGATACCCATCGGCGTAGTGTTTGGTCTAATGGGCTGGCTGGGCATTCCATTGAATGTGCCGACAGCGATGATATCGAGTGTTGCCATGGGCCTTGTGGTGGATGGCACCATCCATTTTCTCTATACGTTCCGTTTGCAGCGCGAGAAGGGGGCGGCGAGAGATGAGGCTGTGAGCCGCACCATTCGGATTGCGGGAAAGCCGATAGCGGCAGCGGCGCTCATTCTTGTGGGCGGTTTTTCCATCGGGCTCATCGGGAACTTTATTCCGGTCGTATATTTTTCGGTCTTCACGGGGGTGACGATACTGGTGGCGGTTCTCTGTGATTTGCTTTTCCTGCCTGCCGTCATCATGATTTCTGGCCGAGATTGGGGAATCGAGAGGAGATGAATTAGGTATGCGTTTCATGAAGATGTTCCGGTCAGTTTTTTTTGTGTCTGTTTTTGTATGGACTCTGCCAACCTTACCAGCAGATGCCGCGGTGTTTTCGACGGGTGCGTATGTGGTTGTCCCCGCCA
The window above is part of the Nitrospinaceae bacterium genome. Proteins encoded here:
- a CDS encoding NAD(P)/FAD-dependent oxidoreductase → MTDNDFDVAIIGGGPAGAISAALLARAGFKVLLAEKNARPEKKICGEFICPQAFEILERVGVREMIEAAPHGEVRGMVLAGPNGARLETQFPDYEGRRGFRENGISISRPQFDGILVENSKKLGAEIWWGARLVALHMEAGSARLSFRLQGNDEPVSVRAAIVIGADGRASSVARFLGMSAPTPGRPRGVIHGFFSGVAGMQERGEMHILSNGAYCALNLLPNGVCNLALVDDVDVIRRWHGREKDRAEEVIASAPHLGKRFDGAQLCGELKVLMPLRVAVHRSWAERVMLVGDAGGFFDPFTGEGIYAAMRSGELAADVALEALAMGDFSASALERYGLERAGWERGKRVVWQAFQALIRRERLVNRFGAFLKRSPEVADLLVGLSGNYIPPRALLRPSVFSKLAAGLIFWF
- a CDS encoding type III polyketide synthase, with protein sequence EAEPWISDWIESRGGNPDIAVRMNRNAEVGWRSSVLPIEDVFRPKSLTESNQIYEAGMIRLGAEVSRRAIEAAGIEPADIDLLVSVSCTGFMIPSVDAYLIDELGMGPETKRLPITEMGCAAGAVGLSRVREYLLGFPHHRVLLVSVELPTLTFQLDNLSMDNIVSVAIFGDGAAAAVLGGEPREGAPELVDSRTVTLPGSMDLMGFNLSDAGFQIILSKEIPQAVKARVRPIVEAFLGCNELSLEAIDHLLFHPGGKRILEVYRDELGVTKEALHYSRKILNECGNVSSATILMILDEALSSGETKAGDTGLLLAMGPGFSIEQLLIIWPNR
- a CDS encoding MMPL family transporter; protein product: MDSSNEKMLSKADPAYGYLEEFRRIFGSDEFIVGAFRLPEPAGEKVLEEIEALAEKARRIPHVRMVQSPLRPSGDKDEELDEEEARRILVENPAYSNVLASGDFRSLALIIWLEHLEGDRVYRGRIVQAIRQLSSGHALNGARMYIAGIPVEKNDISAFVREDQQRIVPLMFVLIGVIIFAIFRNLLVTALVLLLLGCSLLWTLGLFAFAGKELNTVTGLIAPVVMIVTLGSVIHFLSHFARLGREGMSSGQAMQSALQIVLAPCFLAALTTAGGLLATATLGVPAVQEFAIFTAGGVMISFFLAVSVFPLLVILFARRGMAMRISNARGLLDRSIEWVVLVVSRYPWAVVGMAIFVAMGAGFGLMRLDVDTDIINSLRQSAPLYQATRFVDRYMGGVNSLEVMIDKTSGEKVVDPDTLRKVAGLQDFLESFPSVTKTYSIVDGLIFSSGLGPGRKSVPPGAEGKLLYAMVAGDTSSQGRRLGQWINADFTKLRIAARMKSVGSLKIQELSDRVKAYTRQKIGEGLRVRMTGNALLLSNMSIELVSRQVVGLFLAVVFVLSAIGILFRSFGVMLLSAIPNLIPIGVVFGLMGWLGIPLNVPTAMISSVAMGLVVDGTIHFLYTFRLQREKGAARDEAVSRTIRIAGKPIAAAALILVGGFSIGLIGNFIPVVYFSVFTGVTILVAVLCDLLFLPAVIMISGRDWGIERR